In the genome of Gloeotrichia echinulata CP02, one region contains:
- a CDS encoding NYN domain-containing protein: MTISPFSKEKNEDKRLSQKPHWQRPILMKNNMGGEGTKKPNPVNYSAIFEGIHRGRIAIFIDGLSLFQAASQLGIEIDYLKFLCCLTDSSRLLRAFFYTITDISRPPSTRLRSHEKQQGFLFWMRRNGYRVVTKEFSAVDNSKKPNLNVEIAVDMITLSPYYDTAILVSGDGDLAYAVNAVTSKGARVEVVSLRTMTSDSLIDVADYFIDLDSIKKYIQKDSTVGYNYRTLSNSSV, translated from the coding sequence ATGACTATTTCTCCTTTTAGCAAAGAAAAAAATGAAGATAAACGTCTGAGCCAAAAACCGCATTGGCAAAGACCAATCTTAATGAAGAATAATATGGGGGGTGAAGGGACAAAAAAGCCAAACCCTGTAAACTATAGTGCCATTTTTGAGGGCATACATCGTGGGCGAATTGCAATTTTTATTGATGGTTTAAGCCTATTTCAAGCAGCTAGCCAACTGGGAATTGAAATTGACTATCTGAAATTTCTTTGTTGTTTAACTGATAGTTCCCGACTGCTACGTGCTTTTTTTTATACCATAACTGATATCTCACGACCACCATCTACACGTCTACGCTCCCATGAAAAACAACAGGGTTTTTTATTCTGGATGCGTCGGAATGGCTATCGTGTCGTCACTAAAGAATTTTCAGCTGTAGATAATTCTAAAAAACCCAATCTAAATGTAGAAATTGCTGTAGATATGATTACTTTATCTCCCTACTACGATACTGCGATTTTAGTTAGTGGAGATGGAGATCTAGCTTATGCTGTCAATGCTGTCACCAGTAAAGGAGCGCGGGTAGAAGTTGTCAGTCTGCGAACAATGACCAGCGATAGCTTGATTGATGTTGCTGACTATTTCATTGACTTAGATAGCATTAAAAAATATATCCAAAAGGATTCCACTGTAGGCTATAATTACCGCACGCTGTCTAATTCCAGTGTTTAA